The following DNA comes from Micromonospora chokoriensis.
CCGACGCGGCGGAGGTCAACGCCCTGGTCGCCCGGATCGCCGAGCCGGACGTGTTGACCGGCGTCGAGACCGCACGGGTGGTCAGCGGCATCGACCTGGCCACCGACCCCCTCGGTTGGTTGGGGGATGCGGTCCAGGGATGGCGGGTCGCGACGGAGGCTGGCCGGCCGGTGGGCCTGGCCGGCACCGCCGGGGACGCCTGCTTCCCGCTGCTCGCCTATCTCGGCCTGCTCGACGAGGCGGCCCGACCCGAACTACTGGCCGAGGCGGTTCGGGTGCTCGTCGCCGGAGGCGCCCGGGAGGTCGTCGCCGACGTCGAGGCGCACCGGGTGGCGGTGCTGGCGGAGCTGGAACGGACCGGGTTCCGGCAGTTGCGTACCCGGGTGACCTTCGCACCGCCCACCTCCTCGGAATAGCCGGGCGGGGTGCGCCCTGTCACCGGGGCGCACCCCTCAGCCGGCGACGACCGCCGTCAGTGCCACCATCTGCCCATGCCGGAGACCATCGCGTTCGTCGTCGGCGGACTGGCGCTGGTCGTGGCGGCCGTCGCCGGGCTCTGGCTCTGGCCGGTACGTCGTCCGGGCCGCCGCCTCGCGCCCGCGCAACCACTCGACTTCGACACCGCCGTCCGTACCGCCGAGGCCCACGTCGCGAACGAGACGACGGACCCGCACATCCGACCGGAGTCGCGCAGCCGTCTGCTCAGCCACGGCTCGCGTACCGACCGGGCCGTCCTGCTGCTGCACGGATACACCCTCGCGCCGGAGCAGTACGACGAACTGGCCCAGGAGTTCTTCGACAGGGGCTACAACGTCTGGGTGCCGCGGGCCCCGCAGCACGGGACCGTCGACCGGCGGGCCCACCACCGGGTCGAGGCCGAGGAGCTGACGGCGTACGCCGCAAAGGCCTGGACGATCGCGGCGGCCCTGGGCGACGAGGTGGGCGTCGTGGGGATCTCCGGCGGTGCCGTGCTCGCCACCTGGCTGGCCCAGATGCCTGGCGCCGCCGTACGCCGCCTGCTGGTGCTGTCGCCGTTCTTCGGTCCGAATCCGCGACAGGCGCCGGCCTTCGCGGTCAGGCCCCTCATCCTGCTGTACGGGCGTCGTGTCCTCCGGGACCGGGTCACGTCGCGCGGGTACTCCCTCGCCGCCGTCACCCAGTACCTGTCGATCGCCCGTACGCTGCCGCGCCCGCCTCGACGCACCGGCCTGCGGAGCGTGGCGGTGGTGATCAGCCCGCTCGACGGCGTGGTGGACCTCGAAGCGGCAGTCGAAGTGCCGCGCCGCATCGCCGACGCCAACGCGGTGCCGCTGCGGGTCTGCACAGTGCCCGAGGCGTTGGGCGTCGCACACAACACCCTCACCCTCGGTGCCGACGGGGACGAGTGGCGGCGGCGGTACGTCGCGCTCTACGAAGGCGCGGCGGCTCCGGCGGCAGACGTGCCGCTCAGTCGGTGACGCCGTCGCCGCACGGCTGGCTCGGCCGGCGGCCCCGAGGTGGATGCGCACGTCACTCGGTGGGCTGGGCGGCGGCGTTGAGCACCGGCGGGGCGTAGCCGGCCGGCTTGTCGCCGATGCTCAGGCCGGGGCTGACCACCCAGGACTGGTACTGCGGGGTGAACATCATGTAGGGCAGGTCGAGCTTCGGTGCGCTGGCCTCGTCGAGCCGGCGGCGGGCGTCGGCCGGGATCTCGAAGTCGAGCGCCTCGAAGTTGCTGCTGACCTGTTCAGCGCTGCTCGCCCCGATGATCACCGAGGCGACGGCGGGCTGGGTGGCGACCCAGTTGATCGCGACCTGTGCCATGCTGCGGCCCAGCTCGGCGGACACGCTCTCCAGGGCGTCGATGACCTGCCAGTCGCTGGGGCTGATCTCCCGGCCCCCGGCGTTGGGAGTGGTCAACCGGCCGGTCCCGCTCAGGCCGTCGCCACTGCGTCGGTACTTGCCGGTGAGCAGGCCGCCGGCGATCGGGCTCCACGCGGTGAGCCCCATGCCCACGTTCTGCGCCATCGACACGAACTCCGCCTCGACGCCCCGGTTGACCAGGGAGTACGGCAGTTGCAGGTTGATCAGCGGGGCCAGTCCGTGCGCCTCGGCGTAGCTCTGCGCGCGGGCCGCGTACCACGCCGGTACGTCGGAGAGACCGGCGTAGCGGATCTTGCCGGAGCGGACCAGGTCGTCGAGGGTGTGCACGACCTCCTCGACCGGGGTGATCCGGTCCCAGGTGTGCAGCAGGTACAGGTCGATGTAGTCGGTGCCGAGCCGGCCCAGCGAGGCCTCCACGGCCCGCATGATGTGCTTGCGGCCGTTGCCGCTCGCGTTCGGGTCGCTCGGGTCGACGGTGTTGGTGAACTTGCTGGTCAGCACGAGCCGTTCGCGGACGCCGGCCCGGTCGATCAGCCGGCCGAGGATCTTCTCGCTCTCCCCGGCGGTGTAGAAGTCGGCCGTGTCGATGAAGTTCCCGCCCGACTCCAGGTACTGGCGGAAGATCGGCTCCGACTCCGCCTCGGTCTTGCCGTACGCGGCGTGGAAGCCGTCGACGCCGAAGTTCATGGTGCCCAGCGACAGCCGGCTCACCCGCAGACCGGACCGACCGAGCAGGTAGTAGTTGTTCATCGTTGCGTCCTTCCGATCATGTGTCGGCCCCCGATCGGACCGCTTGACAGACCTTTGCTCGCCAAAAATGGACCTGCAAGTCCAAACCTGCGGCTAGGGTTGGACCGGCAGTCGGGGGCGGATGCTGGTGACGGAGGTCTCATGACACGCGCGTTGACCCGCAAGGGTGAGGCGACCCGGGCGCGGATCGTCGCGGGCGCGGCCGCGGAGATCCGCGAACGCGGCGTCGACGAGGTACGCCTCGAGGACGTGATGGAGCGCACCGGCACCAGCAAGGGTCAACTCTTCCACTACTTCCCGGACGGAAAGGAGGAGTTGCTGCTCGCGGTGGCCCAGCACGAGGCCGACCAGGTGCTCACCGACCAGGAGCCGATGCTCAGCAACCTGACCTCCTGGCCGAACTGGATGGCGTGGCGCGACCGGCTCATCGAGCGCTATCTCGCCCAGGGCGTCAAGTGCCCGCTCAACGGACTGCTCGGTCAGACCGGCCGGCGTGCGCCGGGAGCACAGGCGATCGTCACCGGGCTCATGTGGCGCTGGCAGGACAAGATCGCCGAAGGCGTGCGGCACATGCAGTCGACCGGGGACATCGCCCCCGAGGTGGACGCCGACCGCGCGGCGGCGGCACTCCTGGCCGGCATCCAGGGTGGCGTACTGCTGCTGCTCTCCACCGGGAAGATCGACCACCTGGAGGCAGCCCTCGACCTCACCATCGACTCGCTGAGGGGCAGGCCGCTGACATGACCATGACCCGGGATTTCGACGACGATCGGCCACCGCTGGTCCTGCTGCACGGCTACTGGGGTGAGATCCTGCACGGGTCCGACGAGGCCATCGCCGCCCAGCGGTCCCGTGATCTGCTGTCGATCGGCGAGCGGAACATCGCGTACCGCTGGGTGACCTCGTCCGAGCCGCCGGCCCGCTACCTGGCCTGGCTGACCGAAGCCCTGCCGGAGATCGAGGTGACAGTGCTGCCCGGCAGCCACTTCCCGCACCTGGCGGAACCGGCGACGATCGCCCGACTGCTGGTGACCGGCTGAGCGCGAGCGGCACCGGGCACGGGCGCTATCCTTGCGGCCGAATTGCGGAGATCGGAGCAGGCGTGGCAGGTGACGACGACATCTCCGGGTGAGCACCCGGACCGGCCGCCGA
Coding sequences within:
- a CDS encoding alpha/beta hydrolase, with protein sequence MPETIAFVVGGLALVVAAVAGLWLWPVRRPGRRLAPAQPLDFDTAVRTAEAHVANETTDPHIRPESRSRLLSHGSRTDRAVLLLHGYTLAPEQYDELAQEFFDRGYNVWVPRAPQHGTVDRRAHHRVEAEELTAYAAKAWTIAAALGDEVGVVGISGGAVLATWLAQMPGAAVRRLLVLSPFFGPNPRQAPAFAVRPLILLYGRRVLRDRVTSRGYSLAAVTQYLSIARTLPRPPRRTGLRSVAVVISPLDGVVDLEAAVEVPRRIADANAVPLRVCTVPEALGVAHNTLTLGADGDEWRRRYVALYEGAAAPAADVPLSR
- a CDS encoding TetR/AcrR family transcriptional regulator, whose protein sequence is MTRALTRKGEATRARIVAGAAAEIRERGVDEVRLEDVMERTGTSKGQLFHYFPDGKEELLLAVAQHEADQVLTDQEPMLSNLTSWPNWMAWRDRLIERYLAQGVKCPLNGLLGQTGRRAPGAQAIVTGLMWRWQDKIAEGVRHMQSTGDIAPEVDADRAAAALLAGIQGGVLLLLSTGKIDHLEAALDLTIDSLRGRPLT
- a CDS encoding aldo/keto reductase — its product is MNNYYLLGRSGLRVSRLSLGTMNFGVDGFHAAYGKTEAESEPIFRQYLESGGNFIDTADFYTAGESEKILGRLIDRAGVRERLVLTSKFTNTVDPSDPNASGNGRKHIMRAVEASLGRLGTDYIDLYLLHTWDRITPVEEVVHTLDDLVRSGKIRYAGLSDVPAWYAARAQSYAEAHGLAPLINLQLPYSLVNRGVEAEFVSMAQNVGMGLTAWSPIAGGLLTGKYRRSGDGLSGTGRLTTPNAGGREISPSDWQVIDALESVSAELGRSMAQVAINWVATQPAVASVIIGASSAEQVSSNFEALDFEIPADARRRLDEASAPKLDLPYMMFTPQYQSWVVSPGLSIGDKPAGYAPPVLNAAAQPTE